In Bartonella machadoae, a single genomic region encodes these proteins:
- a CDS encoding right-handed parallel beta-helix repeat-containing protein, whose product MPKKILLSCTAVVVVVLSVSGVHLNAQAKNLEISNNKKEVFNETYEIIHAKKGGKIIGKHLRIIGNKKTNTNINPYMPAIRAEGPNASIELLDGTIIKGTRSSILFGVEAKDGATLKMTGGTITTSEIGAGFYNSKSAGNKLKDVTISSSKDKNPKIIGVDAEKESNVILENVIVTKAKNGIIANNHSKVTVYGGSFEGKDTGVYAGKGSNITLTSSKKGDTQITSSSNGKGLYTDGLHSTITMTGGTVFGEAALIAVNGGRIKVTDVALKAKGDGADMGAGATSHGSNSAIELYGNTTINNKKIGLTAQNGGIMKMIGGTIIASSTGAGFYNSKSDENKLENVTISTGKEKNSGKGIFLLKESGVTLKNVKITQTGNSIIANDHSKIKISGGSFDASYATICSQSGSTITLTDNVQVTSYDEAGLYAIDKGSTITMTTGRVTGKYTALEADQGGHITVTNVTLKATNDGSGVAAGAATSGSNSVIELLGNTTISDVKIGIDAQNDSTIKMIGGTITSSEAGVQLLKNKSNNILKDVTILSSKDDALLINAIIAEKGSNITLENVTIPQAINSIVANNHSKITVAGGLFNAKGAAISALKGSTITLTDSPQITSSDNAGLYAKDAKSTITITGGTIKGKTTTLYAENGGHIKATNVTLTATDSSGTGATSQDIGSLLELYGNTKINSAVIGLHALDNGMIKMIGGTVIAKKDAFVVNNNGHIDVTDVSATAEERGIVFEKSNNNKISEINLTHTKLHIENGTGINANESIGKANLKNSEIRADVLLATKTSAKKMISFLHSMPTTPS is encoded by the coding sequence ATGCCTAAAAAAATCCTTCTATCTTGTACAGCAGTTGTAGTAGTTGTACTATCTGTATCTGGTGTTCATCTCAATGCACAAGCTAAAAATCTTGAAATTTCAAACAACAAAAAAGAAGTTTTCAATGAAACCTATGAGATTATTCACGCCAAAAAAGGTGGTAAAATTATCGGTAAGCATTTAAGGATAATCGGAAACAAAAAAACAAACACCAACATCAACCCATATATGCCCGCTATAAGAGCTGAAGGTCCTAACGCTTCAATTGAATTACTGGATGGTACAATCATTAAAGGAACGCGTTCGAGCATTTTATTTGGTGTTGAAGCAAAAGATGGTGCTACACTGAAAATGACCGGAGGAACCATTACAACTTCTGAAATTGGTGCGGGCTTCTATAACAGCAAGAGTGCTGGAAATAAGCTGAAAGATGTAACGATATCGAGTAGTAAAGATAAAAATCCTAAAATCATCGGAGTAGATGCCGAAAAGGAAAGTAACGTCATTTTAGAAAATGTAATCGTTACAAAAGCAAAAAACGGCATCATTGCAAACAATCATTCCAAAGTAACAGTTTATGGAGGATCATTTGAGGGGAAGGATACAGGAGTATATGCTGGCAAGGGAAGTAACATTACTTTAACAAGCAGTAAAAAAGGCGATACTCAAATTACATCATCATCGAATGGCAAAGGGCTCTATACCGATGGTTTACATTCTACCATTACAATGACAGGAGGAACAGTATTCGGAGAGGCAGCATTAATTGCGGTAAATGGTGGCCGTATTAAAGTTACTGATGTTGCTCTAAAAGCAAAGGGTGATGGCGCCGATATGGGTGCTGGCGCAACTTCTCATGGCTCTAACAGCGCAATTGAATTGTATGGAAATACAACAATTAACAATAAGAAAATTGGTCTTACTGCACAAAATGGCGGCATAATGAAAATGATCGGAGGAACCATTATAGCTTCTTCAACTGGCGCAGGCTTCTATAACAGTAAAAGTGATGAAAACAAGCTGGAAAATGTTACAATATCAACCGGTAAGGAAAAAAATTCAGGCAAAGGGATATTTCTCTTGAAAGAAAGTGGCGTCACTTTAAAAAATGTAAAAATAACACAAACAGGCAACAGCATAATTGCCAATGACCATTCTAAAATAAAAATCTCTGGAGGGTCATTTGATGCAAGCTATGCAACAATATGTTCCCAAAGTGGCAGCACAATTACCTTAACGGATAATGTTCAAGTTACATCATATGATGAAGCTGGCCTCTATGCAATAGACAAAGGGTCCACGATTACAATGACAACAGGAAGGGTGACAGGAAAATATACAGCATTAGAAGCAGACCAAGGTGGCCATATTACAGTTACAAATGTTACTTTAAAAGCAACGAATGATGGCAGCGGTGTGGCTGCTGGTGCGGCTACCTCTGGCTCTAACAGTGTGATTGAATTGCTGGGAAATACAACGATCAGTGATGTTAAAATCGGTATTGATGCGCAAAACGATAGCACAATAAAAATGATCGGAGGAACCATTACCAGTTCCGAAGCTGGCGTTCAATTGTTAAAAAATAAGAGCAATAACATACTGAAAGATGTAACGATATTGAGTAGTAAAGACGATGCATTACTTATTAATGCAATAATTGCAGAAAAAGGAAGTAACATCACTTTGGAAAATGTAACCATTCCACAAGCAATCAACAGCATAGTTGCAAATAATCATTCTAAAATAACAGTTGCGGGAGGATTATTTAATGCAAAAGGTGCAGCAATATCTGCCCTAAAAGGCAGTACCATTACTTTAACCGACAGTCCTCAAATTACTTCATCTGATAACGCTGGACTCTATGCGAAAGATGCAAAATCTACCATTACAATAACGGGAGGAACAATAAAAGGTAAAACGACTACATTATATGCCGAAAATGGTGGACATATTAAAGCAACAAATGTCACTCTAACGGCAACAGATAGTAGCGGAACGGGTGCGACAAGCCAAGATATTGGTAGTTTACTCGAGTTATATGGGAATACAAAGATTAACAGTGCCGTAATTGGTCTTCATGCACTAGATAACGGGATGATTAAAATGATTGGAGGAACAGTAATTGCCAAAAAAGATGCGTTTGTTGTAAACAATAACGGACATATTGATGTAACAGACGTTTCTGCCACAGCAGAAGAGAGAGGTATAGTATTTGAAAAATCTAACAACAATAAAATATCAGAAATCAATTTAACGCATACAAAACTCCACATTGAAAACGGTACTGGAATTAATGCAAATGAGTCAATTGGCAAAGCTAACCTTAAAAATTCAGAAATCCGTGCTGATGTTTTATTAGCAACCAAAACTTCAGCGAAAAAAATGATTTCATTTTTACACTCAATGCCGACAACTCCATCTTAG
- a CDS encoding autotransporter outer membrane beta-barrel domain-containing protein, producing MLNINNSSIVFKKPEEDHYHTLHVGSGRANTKKVYNATGKTAIHFNVEWSDSAAINTQKTDRLLIHGDVSGTTMIYITGQLEKNNIKANTSALTSIHGLSLIQVSGRANQNSFKLANGYITINGSPYKYILKAYGPTSNHSKTNTEQNLLEENKDFWDFRLEPVPLDSGSTIKTIVP from the coding sequence ATCCTCAATATTAATAATAGCTCTATTGTTTTCAAAAAACCAGAAGAAGATCATTATCACACGCTGCACGTAGGATCTGGCAGAGCAAATACTAAAAAAGTCTACAATGCTACAGGAAAAACAGCAATTCATTTCAATGTTGAATGGAGTGACAGTGCTGCGATAAACACGCAAAAAACTGACCGCCTTCTGATTCATGGTGATGTTTCAGGTACTACAATGATTTATATCACGGGACAGTTAGAAAAAAACAATATTAAAGCAAATACTTCTGCTCTTACCAGTATCCATGGTCTTTCACTCATTCAAGTTTCTGGAAGAGCAAATCAAAACTCTTTCAAACTTGCAAACGGCTATATCACAATAAATGGTTCACCTTATAAATACATACTGAAAGCATATGGACCAACGTCAAACCATAGTAAAACAAATACTGAACAAAATCTTTTAGAAGAAAATAAAGATTTTTGGGATTTTCGCTTAGAACCAGTACCACTTGACAGTGGCTCAACAATAAAAACTATTGTGCCATAA
- a CDS encoding ABC transporter ATP-binding protein produces MTNCENIIDVSNLSVTFGHRHKAVTVVKNVNFHIKRGEAYGLIGESGCGKSTILNTLVGLLPEYSGRFIFDGEEVPKKRDKNFLRRIQMVFQDPYASLHPRKMVHTVLSESLKIHGMDNQKERVGDALNSVGLNSSFLYRYPHELSGGQRQRIALARALIIEPEVLLLDEPTSALDVSVQAEILNLLKSLREEKKLTYLMVSHDLAVVAHICERVGIMHKGIILEELSNDDLRNLHAQHHYTKMFFEASIEPIVHREERFA; encoded by the coding sequence GTGACCAATTGTGAGAATATTATTGATGTTTCGAATTTATCTGTGACCTTTGGGCATAGGCATAAGGCAGTAACTGTTGTTAAAAATGTCAACTTTCATATTAAGCGTGGTGAAGCTTATGGTTTGATTGGTGAATCAGGGTGTGGAAAGTCAACTATTTTGAATACATTGGTTGGGCTTCTTCCAGAGTATAGTGGACGTTTCATTTTTGATGGAGAAGAAGTCCCCAAAAAGAGAGATAAGAATTTTTTACGCCGTATTCAAATGGTTTTTCAGGATCCTTATGCTTCTCTTCATCCAAGAAAAATGGTTCATACTGTTCTTTCTGAATCTCTTAAAATCCATGGAATGGATAATCAAAAGGAGCGGGTAGGTGATGCTTTAAATTCCGTTGGTCTTAATTCTTCCTTTCTTTATCGTTATCCGCATGAATTATCTGGAGGGCAACGTCAGCGTATTGCTCTTGCTCGTGCTCTCATTATTGAACCAGAGGTTTTGTTACTTGACGAACCAACATCTGCATTGGATGTGTCGGTACAGGCTGAAATTTTGAATTTGTTAAAATCATTACGAGAGGAAAAAAAGCTCACTTATTTAATGGTCTCTCACGATCTTGCTGTTGTTGCACATATCTGCGAACGTGTTGGAATTATGCATAAAGGGATTATTCTTGAAGAGCTTAGCAATGATGATTTGCGCAATTTGCATGCCCAACATCACTATACGAAGATGTTTTTTGAAGCAAGTATTGAACCTATTGTTCATAGAGAAGAAAGATTCGCATAA
- a CDS encoding ABC transporter ATP-binding protein — translation MAKNLLEIEDLRISFPTTRGLAEVVRGISFSMGKEKIGIVGESGSGKSMTGRAILKLSPRAAIVKAKKMRFDGIDLLRASEPQMRTIRGKRISMILQDPKYSLNPLIRIGEQIMEAYRIHYRVAKAEARERTIAMLESVHIRDPEHVMRLFPHEISGGMGQRVMIAMMLIPKPDLIIADEPTSALDITVRRQVLSVLDELVTQSGTGLIFISHDLNMIADFCDRVLVMYAGRVLEELPACDLSRACHPYTKALLASLPRLDNPVDVLAVPERDPDWLHNPTIINGVEGVVP, via the coding sequence ATGGCTAAAAATTTATTAGAGATAGAAGATTTACGTATTTCTTTTCCTACAACGCGTGGTCTTGCCGAAGTTGTGCGGGGCATTAGCTTTTCCATGGGGAAAGAAAAAATTGGAATTGTTGGTGAATCCGGCTCTGGAAAATCAATGACGGGGCGTGCAATACTCAAATTGAGCCCAAGAGCAGCAATTGTCAAAGCTAAAAAAATGCGTTTTGATGGTATCGATTTATTGCGTGCAAGTGAACCTCAGATGCGAACAATCCGAGGTAAGCGCATTTCCATGATTTTACAGGATCCAAAATATTCGCTTAATCCGTTAATCCGAATTGGGGAACAGATTATGGAAGCTTACCGTATTCATTATCGTGTTGCAAAGGCCGAGGCGCGGGAACGGACGATTGCTATGTTGGAATCTGTTCATATTCGTGATCCTGAACATGTGATGCGATTGTTTCCTCATGAAATATCAGGTGGTATGGGGCAGCGTGTGATGATTGCGATGATGCTTATTCCTAAACCTGATTTAATTATTGCAGATGAGCCAACCTCTGCACTCGATATTACTGTAAGACGTCAAGTTTTATCAGTATTAGATGAGCTTGTGACTCAATCTGGAACGGGACTTATTTTCATTAGTCATGATTTGAATATGATTGCTGATTTTTGTGATCGTGTTTTGGTGATGTATGCAGGTCGTGTATTAGAAGAATTGCCTGCTTGTGATTTATCGCGTGCTTGTCATCCTTATACGAAAGCTTTGCTAGCAAGTTTGCCCCGGCTTGATAATCCTGTTGATGTTTTAGCTGTTCCTGAACGCGATCCTGATTGGTTGCATAATCCTACGATTATTAATGGTGTTGAAGGAGTTGTCCCGTGA
- a CDS encoding ABC transporter permease gives MTIMNHHTSQSSFSLAHWLNETVPQSAFQASVQRTYHALIKFSHNFSALLGLIIIFIIVLCAMFAPWIAPYDFVSNDLAHRLQPPSMLHYFGTDELGRDIFSRLVYGARITLYIVFLTTVIVGPVGLIVGTVSGYIGGWVDTVLMRIVDIFLAFPALILALAFSAALGPGIENASIAISIAAWPPIARLARAETLTIRSSDYVSAVRLQGASALRIILFHVAPMCIPSVVVRLTLDMSGIILTAAGLGFLGLGAQLPSPEWGAMLSSGREFMMTNWWLAAIPGCAILLASLAFNLLGDGLRDVLDPRNG, from the coding sequence ATGACAATCATGAATCATCACACATCGCAATCGTCATTTTCTTTGGCACACTGGTTAAATGAAACTGTTCCACAGTCAGCCTTTCAGGCAAGCGTACAAAGAACTTATCATGCATTGATCAAGTTTTCTCATAATTTTTCAGCTCTATTAGGCCTGATTATTATTTTTATTATTGTTTTATGTGCCATGTTTGCTCCTTGGATTGCTCCTTATGATTTTGTTAGCAATGATCTTGCACATCGATTGCAACCACCCTCTATGTTGCATTATTTTGGTACAGATGAGTTAGGGCGGGATATTTTTAGTCGCCTCGTTTATGGTGCGCGTATTACTCTCTACATTGTTTTTCTTACTACAGTTATTGTGGGACCTGTGGGGCTTATTGTTGGAACTGTCTCTGGCTATATAGGAGGGTGGGTTGATACCGTTCTGATGCGCATTGTTGATATTTTTCTTGCTTTTCCAGCTTTAATTTTAGCTCTTGCCTTTTCAGCAGCTTTGGGACCAGGTATTGAAAATGCGTCCATTGCAATTTCAATTGCAGCATGGCCGCCAATAGCACGTTTAGCACGTGCTGAAACTTTGACGATACGTTCATCAGATTACGTCTCGGCAGTTCGTTTGCAAGGGGCTTCTGCTTTGCGGATTATTTTGTTTCATGTTGCACCTATGTGTATTCCTTCAGTGGTGGTACGATTAACGCTCGATATGTCTGGAATTATTTTAACAGCTGCTGGTCTTGGTTTTTTGGGATTAGGAGCGCAATTACCAAGTCCTGAATGGGGCGCAATGCTTTCATCTGGTCGTGAATTTATGATGACAAATTGGTGGTTAGCGGCAATACCAGGTTGTGCAATATTGTTAGCAAGCCTTGCTTTCAATTTGTTAGGTGATGGACTTCGTGATGTATTGGATCCACGCAATGGCTAA
- a CDS encoding ABC transporter permease — MVLPFSECEKAVSQKQKERLLWDFFFKGLKLLISVFFTLLGLVTITFFIGHLLPLDPVLAILGENISQEAYDAMFYKLGLDKPLIVQYWNYLHNVFLFDFGDALTSGRPVLADIMRVFPATLELATVAIIIGTSLGIPFGVFAAMYRDSFIDYFVRIFTLLSYSTPTFWLGLMALLIFYAKLGWIGGPGRIDFIYEYSFEPKTGFFLWDTARQGQWEAFGNVFSHIIMPALILAFGAMAYISRMTRGFMIEQLNQEYIITARVKGLSLARTVWGHAFRNAAVQIITVVALSYAFLLEGAVLTETVFAWPGFGHYLTNALLAGDMNAVVGCTLLVGFLFVVINLFSDLLYRIFDPRTR; from the coding sequence ATGGTTTTACCATTTTCAGAATGTGAAAAAGCAGTATCACAAAAGCAGAAAGAAAGGTTGCTATGGGACTTTTTTTTCAAGGGATTAAAATTGCTCATTTCAGTTTTTTTTACGTTGCTTGGTTTGGTAACTATCACTTTTTTTATTGGTCATCTTCTTCCTTTAGACCCTGTGCTTGCTATTCTTGGTGAGAATATCAGTCAAGAAGCTTATGATGCAATGTTTTATAAGTTGGGTCTTGATAAGCCATTGATTGTTCAGTACTGGAATTATCTTCACAATGTCTTTTTGTTTGATTTTGGGGATGCTTTAACTTCGGGACGCCCTGTTTTAGCAGATATTATGCGTGTGTTTCCTGCAACGTTAGAGCTTGCGACAGTTGCTATTATCATTGGTACGAGTCTTGGTATTCCGTTTGGTGTTTTTGCGGCAATGTATCGCGATTCCTTTATTGATTATTTTGTTCGTATTTTTACACTTCTCAGTTATTCCACTCCTACCTTTTGGCTTGGGTTAATGGCGTTGTTGATCTTTTACGCCAAGCTTGGTTGGATTGGTGGTCCAGGACGGATTGATTTTATTTATGAATATTCTTTTGAACCCAAAACAGGATTTTTCCTTTGGGATACTGCTCGTCAGGGGCAGTGGGAAGCTTTTGGAAATGTCTTCAGTCATATTATTATGCCTGCTTTAATCTTAGCGTTCGGAGCTATGGCTTACATTAGTCGTATGACACGTGGGTTTATGATTGAACAGCTCAATCAGGAATATATCATTACGGCACGGGTGAAGGGGTTATCGTTGGCACGGACAGTTTGGGGGCATGCCTTTCGTAACGCTGCTGTTCAGATCATTACGGTTGTTGCGCTTTCTTATGCTTTTTTATTAGAAGGTGCTGTGTTGACAGAAACAGTTTTTGCTTGGCCTGGTTTTGGGCACTATTTGACCAATGCTCTTTTGGCTGGAGATATGAATGCAGTTGTCGGATGTACTCTCCTTGTCGGATTTCTCTTTGTTGTCATTAACTTATTTTCTGATTTGCTTTATCGAATTTTTGATCCAAGGACACGTTGA
- a CDS encoding ABC transporter substrate-binding protein — MTKKALLKNFYFLLGLIGFFNGSLSSALSLSSKDTLIMAWNIDSIRSFDPAQVVELVASELLMNMCSALVEYDKNEPAKVRPAMAQSWDILDNGQRIIFHLRDDLKFDDGRVATAQDLAWSMQRIIKLELGYSQFLTSYGFAKDNIETSIQALDDKTLQLKLDKPYPIHLILTAIGQSYASALLDRQTLEAKSVDGDMGNKYLTTHSACVGPYKLARWSPGEKVVLQATQHYWGDMPKIKQIVLQHVAESASQRLLLEKGDVDIARDLSSDDVLDIEKQGGKVKVSRVLRPQIVYLSLNNKNPIFAHEKVRLAFRYLIDYEGLGNTVLKGIGIPRASYMPLGIPGALNEKEGVPFKLDLEKARQLITEAGYPNGFKANLLIGSLNYMPLVAQSIQENARKIGIELTIKRMTQNQLLKRVRVGDYDTAIQRWGSADPDGHPPSLNHVFNPDPTFTKKHSTYLAWRTGYYDENINKMVIDALFEKDQNKRISQYRALQHYVFEHGPMVYLFQTYYTVGMGPAVKKWVWNIFRIYYNAIEK, encoded by the coding sequence ATGACAAAAAAAGCATTATTGAAGAATTTTTATTTTTTATTAGGTCTTATCGGTTTTTTTAATGGCTCTCTTTCATCAGCGCTAAGTTTATCATCTAAAGATACATTGATAATGGCTTGGAATATTGATTCCATTAGAAGTTTTGATCCAGCTCAAGTGGTTGAGCTTGTAGCAAGTGAATTATTAATGAATATGTGTAGTGCGTTAGTAGAATATGATAAGAATGAACCTGCAAAAGTTCGTCCTGCTATGGCGCAATCTTGGGATATTTTAGATAATGGGCAAAGAATTATTTTTCATCTTCGTGATGATTTAAAGTTTGATGATGGAAGAGTTGCAACAGCGCAGGATCTTGCGTGGTCAATGCAACGAATTATTAAATTAGAATTAGGTTATTCTCAATTTTTGACAAGTTATGGGTTTGCGAAGGATAATATTGAAACGAGTATTCAGGCTCTTGATGATAAAACATTACAATTAAAATTGGATAAACCCTATCCTATCCATCTTATACTGACGGCGATCGGACAATCCTATGCTTCTGCTTTGCTTGATCGGCAAACACTTGAAGCAAAGAGTGTTGATGGGGATATGGGTAATAAGTATTTGACTACGCACTCGGCTTGTGTTGGGCCTTATAAATTGGCACGCTGGTCTCCAGGAGAGAAAGTTGTATTACAGGCTACCCAACATTATTGGGGAGATATGCCTAAAATTAAGCAAATTGTTTTGCAGCATGTTGCTGAATCAGCAAGTCAGAGACTTCTTTTAGAAAAAGGTGATGTGGATATAGCACGTGATCTTTCTTCAGATGATGTGTTGGATATTGAAAAACAGGGAGGAAAGGTTAAAGTTAGCCGTGTTTTGCGCCCACAGATTGTTTATCTATCGCTGAACAATAAGAATCCAATTTTTGCTCATGAAAAAGTGAGATTGGCATTTCGTTATTTGATTGATTATGAGGGCCTTGGAAACACTGTTCTAAAGGGTATCGGTATTCCGCGTGCGAGTTATATGCCGTTGGGGATTCCAGGTGCTTTGAATGAAAAGGAGGGAGTGCCGTTTAAATTAGATTTAGAGAAGGCAAGACAGTTAATTACTGAAGCTGGTTATCCGAATGGTTTTAAGGCTAATCTTTTAATTGGTAGTCTTAATTATATGCCTCTTGTTGCACAGTCTATTCAAGAAAATGCACGTAAAATTGGTATTGAGCTTACAATTAAAAGGATGACACAAAATCAACTGTTAAAACGCGTGCGTGTTGGAGATTATGATACTGCTATTCAGAGATGGGGGAGTGCTGATCCTGATGGACATCCTCCTTCATTGAATCACGTTTTTAATCCTGATCCAACATTTACAAAAAAGCATTCTACATATTTGGCTTGGCGTACTGGGTATTATGATGAAAATATCAATAAAATGGTGATAGATGCTTTGTTTGAGAAAGATCAAAATAAGCGAATTTCGCAATATCGTGCTTTACAACATTATGTATTTGAACATGGTCCTATGGTCTATTTATTTCAGACATATTATACTGTTGGTATGGGACCGGCAGTAAAAAAATGGGTTTGGAATATTTTTAGAATTTACTACAATGCTATAGAAAAATAG
- a CDS encoding ABC transporter substrate-binding protein, whose product MNIKGKILKSSTSFVSAVMAMGMLVQHVSAKTPADTLVMAWNIDAIDTFDPAKLNDVYGNEIVLNVCDNLVSTATDDPAKIVPALATHWEVSGGDQNTVITFHLRDGLKFNDGRPAHASDLVWGMKRVVKLKMAKAATFNEYGITEQNMDEAFQAPDDKTVVIKFDKPYPVELILNNVVASPVTALLDRKTIMKHEKNGDMGNQYLANHAACVGPYQIKKWNPGEALLLRASPNYWGEAPKLKKIIIRHVAEPGTQRLLLQKNDIDVARNLMPEDLADLQKITNIKVEKVLEPSMMYWGFNMTNPIFAHEKVRLAMRYLIDYEGLKKTLLKDVGIPRASFVPLGNLGALDEKEGQPFKLDLQKAKKLLTEAGYSKGFEVNFLVGTSPYALSLAQSIQDNAKKVGVHLKIERLAGTQLFSKLYARAFDTIFVGWNNDSADPHTMAAYIVYNPDNHFEAKNTAYPSWQHGFFDAEMNKKVKEALLQKDPKKRAQIYADLQRELMQKGPYAFIFQKYGVIAMTPNIKKWVWNSAPRIFYSAIEK is encoded by the coding sequence ATGAATATAAAGGGAAAAATACTGAAAAGCAGCACTTCTTTTGTTTCTGCTGTTATGGCAATGGGGATGCTTGTGCAACATGTTTCAGCAAAAACACCTGCCGATACACTCGTGATGGCTTGGAATATCGATGCAATCGATACATTTGATCCTGCAAAACTCAACGATGTTTATGGAAATGAAATCGTTCTCAATGTTTGTGACAATTTGGTCAGCACTGCGACAGATGACCCAGCTAAAATCGTTCCTGCTTTGGCAACACATTGGGAGGTGTCGGGTGGTGACCAGAATACAGTTATCACTTTTCATTTGCGTGATGGTTTAAAGTTTAACGATGGGAGACCTGCCCATGCGAGTGATCTTGTTTGGGGTATGAAGCGGGTTGTTAAATTGAAAATGGCTAAGGCAGCAACCTTTAATGAATATGGTATCACAGAACAAAACATGGATGAAGCTTTTCAAGCTCCAGATGACAAAACGGTGGTGATAAAATTTGATAAGCCTTATCCAGTAGAGCTCATTCTTAACAATGTTGTTGCTAGTCCTGTTACGGCTTTGCTTGATCGTAAAACGATTATGAAACACGAAAAAAATGGCGATATGGGAAACCAATATTTAGCAAATCATGCGGCTTGTGTTGGTCCCTATCAGATAAAAAAATGGAATCCTGGAGAAGCTTTATTGTTGCGTGCAAGTCCCAACTATTGGGGAGAGGCACCTAAATTAAAGAAAATTATCATTCGCCATGTTGCAGAGCCTGGAACGCAACGTTTACTGTTGCAAAAAAACGATATTGATGTTGCTCGTAATTTGATGCCAGAGGATCTGGCAGATCTCCAAAAAATCACGAATATCAAAGTTGAAAAAGTATTGGAACCTTCCATGATGTATTGGGGATTCAATATGACAAATCCAATTTTTGCTCATGAAAAAGTGCGTTTGGCAATGCGCTATCTTATTGATTATGAAGGACTTAAAAAGACCCTTCTCAAAGATGTTGGTATTCCCCGTGCAAGCTTTGTTCCTCTTGGTAATCTTGGCGCTTTGGATGAAAAAGAAGGGCAACCCTTTAAGCTTGATCTTCAAAAAGCAAAAAAGCTTTTAACCGAGGCAGGTTACTCGAAAGGTTTTGAGGTGAATTTTTTAGTGGGGACGTCTCCTTATGCTTTGTCACTTGCTCAGTCTATCCAAGACAATGCGAAAAAGGTAGGCGTGCATCTTAAAATTGAACGTTTGGCAGGAACGCAGTTGTTTTCAAAACTTTACGCGCGTGCTTTTGATACGATTTTTGTCGGTTGGAATAATGACTCTGCAGATCCTCATACAATGGCTGCATACATCGTTTATAACCCTGATAATCATTTTGAGGCAAAAAATACAGCCTATCCGAGTTGGCAACACGGATTTTTTGATGCAGAGATGAATAAAAAGGTTAAAGAGGCATTGCTTCAAAAAGATCCTAAAAAACGGGCACAAATCTATGCTGATCTACAGCGTGAACTTATGCAAAAAGGACCTTATGCTTTTATCTTTCAGAAATATGGTGTTATAGCAATGACCCCCAATATCAAAAAATGGGTTTGGAATAGTGCACCACGTATTTTTTATAGTGCAATTGAAAAATAA
- a CDS encoding class I SAM-dependent methyltransferase yields the protein MTQSIQLQREKFDGLADDYDRYRPRYPLTLLKTMVLPLKDKKHLSIVDIGAGTGIALEGIVELLGHEHRYHAIDVSIDMIKQGQRKFPIVQWYQGRAETLLPKIGEVDLVVAAQAFQWMDRPQLLRTVSEQLREGGVMAVIQNNRDFKQSKFLAAYETLLEEMSPHYSRYYRNFDFLQEMRDGFGGNPEKIVLHTHNWTMTIPSQAFIGMSRSSTQVQRAIACHGEEYLRKLVALIKQYEVQGRLELLYRSELYIYAR from the coding sequence ATGACACAAAGCATCCAACTACAACGTGAAAAGTTTGACGGATTGGCTGATGATTATGATCGCTATCGTCCGCGCTATCCCCTCACCTTATTAAAAACTATGGTGCTGCCTTTAAAAGACAAAAAACATTTATCCATTGTGGATATAGGAGCAGGGACAGGGATTGCATTAGAGGGAATTGTCGAACTTTTAGGACATGAACACCGATATCATGCTATCGATGTATCGATAGATATGATTAAGCAGGGGCAAAGAAAGTTTCCCATTGTGCAGTGGTATCAAGGCCGGGCTGAAACTTTATTGCCTAAAATTGGCGAGGTTGATCTTGTTGTTGCAGCGCAAGCCTTTCAGTGGATGGATCGTCCTCAGTTGCTTCGTACTGTCTCAGAGCAACTGCGAGAGGGTGGTGTCATGGCGGTCATTCAAAACAATCGCGATTTTAAGCAGAGCAAATTTCTCGCTGCTTATGAGACATTGTTAGAAGAAATGAGCCCCCACTATTCCCGTTATTATCGTAATTTTGATTTCTTACAGGAAATGCGTGATGGTTTTGGGGGCAATCCAGAAAAGATTGTGTTGCATACGCACAATTGGACGATGACAATTCCCTCTCAAGCCTTTATTGGAATGAGCCGCTCCTCAACGCAAGTACAACGCGCCATTGCTTGCCACGGGGAAGAATATTTGCGAAAATTGGTTGCATTGATAAAGCAATATGAAGTGCAGGGACGTTTGGAGCTTTTATATCGCAGTGAACTCTACATCTATGCAAGATAA